In Helianthus annuus cultivar XRQ/B chromosome 3, HanXRQr2.0-SUNRISE, whole genome shotgun sequence, a single window of DNA contains:
- the LOC110930303 gene encoding ribosomal RNA small subunit methyltransferase nep-1 isoform X1, translating into MVRPYAVKGRKRKKNKTERYDKEEEEEENAGFVEEGEKEGTQKKLKSGVTESDEEKAEAAAEELAGIPVNLSEQQQGNDNNSPGVIFVLEKASLEVAKVGKSYQLLNSEDHANFLRKNNRNPAEYRPDISHQAILNILDSPLNKAGKLRALYVRTEKGVLIEIKPHVRIPRTFKRFAGIMLQLLQKLSISAVGKREKLLRVIKNPVTQYLPVNSRKIGFSHSSEKLVDMHDYVAPLDKDATLVFVVGAMAHGKIECDYIEDFISSKFIIYAWGTYLHNMHISGYPLSAAYCITRITNALERKHKIL; encoded by the exons ATGGTGAGACCGTATGCAGTTAAGGGGcgaaagaggaagaagaacaaaACAGAAAGATACGAtaaagaagaagaggaagaagaaaacGCAGGGTTTGTTGAAGAAGGGGAAAAAGAAGGTACCCAGAAGAAATTGAAGAGTGGGGTTACAGAATCAGATGAAGAAAAAGCAGAAGCAGCTGCAGAAGAATTGGCGGGAATTCCAGTGAATTTGAGTGAGCAGCAGCAGGGTAATGATAACAACAGTCCAGGTGTTATTTTTGTTCTTGAGAAAGCTTCTTTGGAGGTTGCAAAAGTTGGAAAG AGCTATCAATTGTTAAATTCAGAGGATCATGCCAATTTTTTGAGGAAAAATAACCGAAACCCTGCTGAGTACAGGCCTGACATTTCTCATCAG GCAATATTAAATATCTTAGATAGCCCGCTGAATAAAGCTGGTAAACTAAGAGCTTTGTATGTGAGAACCGAGAAAGGGGTACTTATTGAAATCAAGCCTCACGTTCGTATTCCAAGGACATTTAAGCGTTTCGCTGGAATCATGT TGCAATTACTTCAAAAACTAAGTATTTCTGCTGTTGGAAAACGCGAAAAGCTTTTGCGTGTGATAAAGAATCCTGTAACACAGTATCTCCCAGTCAATTCTCGCAAGATAG GGTTTTCACATAGTTCAGAAAAGTTGGTTGATATGCATGACTATGTGGCTCCATTGGACAAAGATGCAACTCTTGTTTTTGTG GTTGGTGCAATGGCCCATGGGAAAATCGAATGCGACTACATAGAGGATTTTATTTCAAGTAAGTTCATTATATACGCTTGGGGTACATATCTACATAATATGCATA TTTCTGGGTATCCGTTGAGTGCAGCATACTGCATTACTAGGATCACTAATGCGTTGGAGCGCAAACACAAGATTCTATGA
- the LOC110930303 gene encoding ribosomal RNA small subunit methyltransferase nep-1 isoform X2, giving the protein MVRPYAVKGRKRKKNKTERYDKEEEEEENAGFVEEGEKEGTQKKLKSGVTESDEEKAEAAAEELAGIPVNLSEQQQGNDNNSPGVIFVLEKASLEVAKVGKSYQLLNSEDHANFLRKNNRNPAEYRPDISHQAILNILDSPLNKAGKLRALYVRTEKGVLIEIKPHVRIPRTFKRFAGIMLQLLQKLSISAVGKREKLLRVIKNPVTQYLPVNSRKIGFSHSSEKLVDMHDYVAPLDKDATLVFVVGAMAHGKIECDYIEDFISISGYPLSAAYCITRITNALERKHKIL; this is encoded by the exons ATGGTGAGACCGTATGCAGTTAAGGGGcgaaagaggaagaagaacaaaACAGAAAGATACGAtaaagaagaagaggaagaagaaaacGCAGGGTTTGTTGAAGAAGGGGAAAAAGAAGGTACCCAGAAGAAATTGAAGAGTGGGGTTACAGAATCAGATGAAGAAAAAGCAGAAGCAGCTGCAGAAGAATTGGCGGGAATTCCAGTGAATTTGAGTGAGCAGCAGCAGGGTAATGATAACAACAGTCCAGGTGTTATTTTTGTTCTTGAGAAAGCTTCTTTGGAGGTTGCAAAAGTTGGAAAG AGCTATCAATTGTTAAATTCAGAGGATCATGCCAATTTTTTGAGGAAAAATAACCGAAACCCTGCTGAGTACAGGCCTGACATTTCTCATCAG GCAATATTAAATATCTTAGATAGCCCGCTGAATAAAGCTGGTAAACTAAGAGCTTTGTATGTGAGAACCGAGAAAGGGGTACTTATTGAAATCAAGCCTCACGTTCGTATTCCAAGGACATTTAAGCGTTTCGCTGGAATCATGT TGCAATTACTTCAAAAACTAAGTATTTCTGCTGTTGGAAAACGCGAAAAGCTTTTGCGTGTGATAAAGAATCCTGTAACACAGTATCTCCCAGTCAATTCTCGCAAGATAG GGTTTTCACATAGTTCAGAAAAGTTGGTTGATATGCATGACTATGTGGCTCCATTGGACAAAGATGCAACTCTTGTTTTTGTG GTTGGTGCAATGGCCCATGGGAAAATCGAATGCGACTACATAGAGGATTTTATTTCAA TTTCTGGGTATCCGTTGAGTGCAGCATACTGCATTACTAGGATCACTAATGCGTTGGAGCGCAAACACAAGATTCTATGA